The stretch of DNA ttattttcagattttattgtgACGGGCATATGATGATTTTACAATGTTTAATTTAGTTCAATATGTGTGGTTGTGATTGTCATTTTCAGTACATTTAAGCTGTGAGGCAACTCTATAACATATTAGAAAAGAAATCTAAATAATTGCAACATGAGTTGTTTTTTTTGTCACTCGAAATTACAGTTTTAATTCCCAAATAAGAGTTAAGATAGCTGTAACAGTTATGGTTTGATTATTTTTTGCTCCATGAACCTGATCATGAAAACCAAAATCAGTTATATAGAAAATAGTGGAGAGAGCCATATAGGATATCAATTGATTCACACTCGGTTGCTTacctaaaataaaaataataaattgatcacttttttttttgaaaattaggGTAGGAGATCACTCAAATATATTGAGCATGTGTTCATGGTTCATTTGAGGTGCATATATCCTGGTGGCAGGTGTCCAGGATATCAATCTTCTATGTACAGGCAAGTTTCACTCAACTTAATAGCCGATGTTAACACATCATCACCCAATATCTGCCTGCAAACTGAACCTTTCGAACATCGACTTCAATTCAGAAGCCAGATCGCCCCTGCCCATCTTGTGCAGATCTTTGGCCACTTTAACATATGCAGAATGGTCAGGCCTGAGGCCCTTCTCCATTAGCTCATATAGAACTCTGCCTGCATCAACGGTCCTCCCTGACTTCCGAAGCAGCTTTGCAAGCAGACTGTAGTTCCGATTCGTAGAATGACTGTCCCTGGTGCTCATGTTATTGACATATCTGTGGGCATCTTCTATTCTTGCACTGTAGAAATAGCCCTTGATGAATGCAGAGTGTATGGTGATCCTGGGTGTCAGATTTGCCAAGAACATCTGATCAAGAATCCGCATTGCTGAATCCATCTTTCCTGCTTTGCAGGCGTGGTACGTGAGAATCTCGTATGTGAGCGAGTTTGGGACTTCACCAAGTTTAGACCTCTCCATGATCTCCACGAGGCCGCACGCTTCTGCGGTCCTCCCGTTCTTGAGCAGGCAGCCGAGGAGGTAGTTCCAGGTGTTGGCGTCCGGGTCGCACCCCGACGTTCTCATTTCGTCGAACACCTCGCGGGCACCAACAAAGTCGCCGGCCTTACACTTAGCCGCGACGAGGATGTTGTAGTAGCGCGCCATCCTCTGCGTCTCCTCAATCACGGACACCGCAGCGTCGAACTCGCCGGTGGAAgccagagccttcacaagcgAGAACACGCCAGACGCGCGGCAGGGCCCGCCGACATCGTCCAAAACCCGCAGTACCGCTCCCGCTGCATCCTCGGCGCTGCTGCTCCGTGAAGACCCCGACGGCGCCAAGAAAGCAAACGCCCGATCGGTCAGCGAAAGCCTCCGCTGCGACATGAGCGCGAGGGCGCGCGACATCGCCCGGTAGTCGGCCAGCTTCCCGGCATTGTCGACAAGCAGGTTGTGTGCGTGGGCGCTGGGGGAGAAGCCCCTGCGGAGGGACGCCCACGAGAAGAAGCGCTCCGCGGGCACGCCACGGTCCGTGAGCGCGCGGAGAGTGCTGGTGACGAGGCCGTGGGAGAGGGCGGGGAAGAGGCGATCGAGGTCGGCCTCCAGGCTGCCGCCGCCTGCGGCGACGAGGCGAACGATTGCATCTGAAGCGGCGACGTCGTTGCCGCGGGGAACGAGGGGCCTAGCGGAGAAGGCCGCGCGGGCAGAGGCGTGGCAGAGGGGAGCGCGGACGAggcgggggcggaggagcaTCAGACGGGGCGTTGAGCGGCACCAGTCGAggcggcctggcggcggcgagtgTCTCCCTCTGCTTCTGCTGGCCCGGGAAACACTGAACGGGGTGCAGTGACGACAGTGGATGGGTGATGTCTGGGCGTCCAACCAAAAAAACGATAATGCTATAATTAGGACATCGATGATGGATCATGTTGCAAGAGTCAAGTACCAATATtgtaattattatttttatattgcGTAGAGGATGTTGCATGAAATATGATATCAATGTTGCAGTGTGAATTTTCCATCCACGAGATGGATGCCAGAGTCATTTGTGTGTGTGATGTTGCAACTGTTATTTATTAATATTGCAATGGATCATTCGATGAAAAAATTATTGTCGAACTTCCAAACACTAATAgtgccaaaaaaaaatgcttACGTCAGGGCACTCCTACCACAATGACGGATGTCGCGGTGGGTTTCTTATATGATTTTTATTGCGATAGGCATATGATGATCTTACATGAAGAAATTAAGTTTACAGTGGATATTTTAGTTCATTATTGATGTTGCAATagttattttcagattttattgtgACGGGCATATGATGATTTTACAATGTTTAATTTAGTTCAATATGTGTGGTTGTGATTGTCATTTTCAGTACATTTAAGCTGTAAGGCAACTCTATAACATATTAGAAAAGAAATCTAAATAATTGCTTACAACAtgagttgtttttttttgtcactCGAAATTACAGTTTTAATTCCCAAATAAGAGTTAAGATAGCTGCAACCCTATGAATCTTGCTAACTTTACCTGCGCTCCACAGAATCCATTGCCTAGTAGCAGTATTTTTTAATCATTTGAGACAGAAGTGTACAATCTTTTTATAATCGCTTGCCGCAGGGTTTAGTTTGATGTATACAATATGTCATTTTGTGGCATATTGTGTGACAGTTATGGTTTGATTATTTTTGAAGGTATGGTTTGATTTTTTcgagctttcaaaaaaaaaaagatttatcGGCATGGCCATGCGGATATTGTATATAGGCGTCCGCAATGTATTGTAAAAGCGGGTAAGAAGCAATAAATGCACTCTTTCTGCCGGTCAACAATCATTGGGGATAGGTAAGGCCAGTGTCAGTGGGGTTTCATAGGCACAGATATATAGATTGAGAACTGGATaactgtgccagatgagtttcatggtgatcaAACTCTcgtcacatcccatgaaactctagccttctctctccttgccatgTCAATAAAAATGATGGTATTTAATGCCATAAAATTCTCCATGaaactcccattgagactggcctaaaaATTACTACTATGTTGTAGAACTACTGCCGGCAACAAGAAGTTAAACAACAATAGGTAAGAGTTACAAGGTAAGCTAGTCACAGATGGTGGTGGACGCCTGGTCGGTAATGGTAGAGCCGTAGAGGCCGGGGCAGGCCTGCAGATGACCGATAGATGACAGCAACAACCGAATAACAGGGGAGGAGCCGGGAGGAGCGGAGGGCAGCAAATGGCCGCTCCATGAGATCATGACACGAGGTGCTgccgctgcaccgccgccggctcaGTGCGCCAATTGCCTCGTGTTGAGGGGTCGCCACTGGCGAGTAGACTCCTCCGGTGGCGTTGGTGTCGGGCGGGCTTGAAGTCGCTGCGACAGGCCTCGAGGGTCCAGGTAAGAGTGCGTTCATCTTACTCGTCGGGG from Panicum virgatum strain AP13 chromosome 9K, P.virgatum_v5, whole genome shotgun sequence encodes:
- the LOC120647537 gene encoding pentatricopeptide repeat-containing protein At3g04760, chloroplastic-like, whose product is MLLRPRLVRAPLCHASARAAFSARPLVPRGNDVAASDAIVRLVAAGGGSLEADLDRLFPALSHGLVTSTLRALTDRGVPAERFFSWASLRRGFSPSAHAHNLLVDNAGKLADYRAMSRALALMSQRRLSLTDRAFAFLAPSGSSRSSSAEDAAGAVLRVLDDVGGPCRASGVFSLVKALASTGEFDAAVSVIEETQRMARYYNILVAAKCKAGDFVGAREVFDEMRTSGCDPDANTWNYLLGCLLKNGRTAEACGLVEIMERSKLGEVPNSLTYEILTYHACKAGKMDSAMRILDQMFLANLTPRITIHSAFIKGYFYSARIEDAHRYVNNMSTRDSHSTNRNYSLLAKLLRKSGRTVDAGRVLYELMEKGLRPDHSAYVKVAKDLHKMGRGDLASELKSMFERFSLQADIG